CCAGCAATAATCTGTAACAATAGCCAATGATTATTGTCAATCAGAGAAGCAAATACATGCCTTGTTGTCCAAAGTCCTTATCAGGGGTAAATCACATATGAATGGATCACCTTGTAACTAAGCTTAATTAATCAGTCTCCAGTCCTCCAGAAGTTAAATTGATACAGCATGAAAGCTATCTGGTATGGCACAAAGCCCCAGTTAAACATACTTTCATCATGCAAGATATTCTAAATGCTTAAAGATTTTCTCCAGAAGCTGGTTAAAGACCAGTTATTTCTTTAGAATGAGCAAGTTTGAAGCATTCTGAGATTGCTGAATTAATTCTGCTTCACAGTTGGTAAACCATTCAAAATCTTAACCTGAATGTGAAGTTATTTAATACAGGTCATGCCATCATTTTCTCAAACTCATCTCCTAAAATCCAGAGGCCAAACCTGTAAATTTCACTGATGCCCCATGTCTCGACCTCTGAGAATAtttctgtctgtgtgtgtgtttgtgtgtggctAGAGAGATTGGtaggttatatatttatataatttatatatttatatagagatataaatatatgtatacacatagatggatggatagaataaatatatatattttatagagatataaatatatatatatacacaaatagatggatggatagagatAATTTATAGAATTAAGACAGTAAATTTCATCCTCTACAGCAGGATGTTGGGACAAAATGGAATTTATGTTTTAATCGTCATCTACTCAATTAAGTTTTATTGTCTCCTGTTCCTCATATGTACACTAGAGATGATTGTTCGACCAAGTGCTCTGGAGTGGGTAAATGAGAAAACGTGAACATTTAGACAATTGTGCCAGATAGAGAGTAAATATCATGGGCATTGATTTCCTAAATATTCTTCCAATGGAACTCtacagaaaatggaaattttcattGGTTGGGCCAATactcttaatattttaattgtaccAAAGATTTTGTGATAAAATGCAAGAGTGTCAGGGAAAGTATAAACATGTAAACCTCATGTTGTTGCATGATACTTGAAGTGAAATGTAAGGGGAACAAGAAGCATAAGTGTCCTTCAGTGGACTGACTACCACTTCTGGATGAAGGCATATATTCAATAAACATATCCAACTACAAAACAAGAGAAGGTAAAAAAAGATGATGTGTACTACAACAGGTAATGCAGGAATTAAAAATGTGGCTATTTTCTAAGTATCCCTCACAAATTTGTATGATCTTTTTACACCCAGATACTAAAGtgtaaaatgggagaaaactATTACCAATTATATATTGCTATTGAATGGTCACATAAGATAGAATATTCAAAGAGCTTCTCATAGTTCTTGCCACAAGCTGGTGTGATTACTATGGATTGACACTATTGATTATGATGTATTGTACTATCAGGCTAATAATAATTGGATGGGCCATAAGGCATGCATAGTCTGGCATTTTAACCTTTTACTCAGAGAAACATTGATCATTCCTAGTTCTCACTGCATTTGGAGATTCTCATGCCACCTTCCAGTGATAGCAAATGAGTCCATTTGACTCATTTCTCCAATAAAATATGACTAGTGGAGATATAAAGAACTGGCATAcagttttctatgtttttttcctCTGTGCATCAGTCTCTGTACTAAGAAAATCCACTTTCTCGTGCTCAAGATggtgatattttataaattttaaacctCCATtataacttctttctttccaacagaacttctttttcatatttgcctCATCTTCGTGTGTAGAGACTCTCCTTGATGTCAAAATGTACATTTTGATCTCTTTTCAAATGCAGACAATTATCAATATTTACAAATTCTGTAATTTTAGTTTACTTATTTGACAAGATGTATTTATAACTGCAAGATCAATACTTGCACCTTTGTGGTCATTCATGAACATGtgcaatatgtaaaaaaaattgagttggTGTTGATTAAAACAACTCTCTACTTTCTTGTTTCAACTTTTTACTGTAAACACTGGTACTTTTCACAATGCTTTTTCATGTTTTGGTGCTTTTGTGTTGATAATTTCACTCCATATCATGGGCCCATAGCAAAGTGCAAAAGTACAATCCAGTGCTCCTAAGCACAAAAAGACCGTTATGTGCCTCATGGAGAAAATATGTGAgttagataagcttcattcaggcaTGAGCTACAGTGTTGTTCGTTGTGAATTCATTCTTAATGAATTGATAATATATTCTGAAAACTGgtttctttaaacagaaacacacatcaGTCAAGGTTTGTATTGATTGGCTGATGGAAATGTTACCAGAGACTTGCAAAAGACTAACTTTTATTTCCCCTTATATCAGTGGTTCAGTACTCACTATTTCCAGTGATCCCAGAACTTTCTAGAACATAACCACCACAAATAACAAAATTTGACACTCTATGTCACATTTTTCACTGTTGACCTCcttttgcaaaatatatattggatcattttaaaaatatttactataagtTTGTTTACTTTTGAGCCAGTCTCTCTCCACTGTGGATGCTAAAAATTCCTCTGGAAAGTTGTGGAGAGGGTTGCAATGGCTTATATCCATATTTGTGAAGCAATTCATGAAGCTGACATGTTTGGATCTGAGATGAATAGTCACTTGGCTCCCAGTTTGTGTGTCCTCCTATTATTTCTTCctacttgcaaatatttttagtaAATGCTCAAAATCATATTGCAGCATGAATGGGTTCTTATTTTTGCAAGAACTTTAAGTCTCCATCAAGGACAGCCAATTCACAAAACACCCCTGCTGACCCTCATTGGCAGATAATGTGAGCTACAAGTATAACTTTGTTCTATTAAGCCATCAAGTGTGAGGGTTACTAGTCACTGCAGTATAACCTAGCAAATACTGATTGATGCTCTTGACAAAAACATAAAtcttccatttatatatatgacATTGTCAAAAAGTAAATGACATTATTTTTTACTCCTTGTTGGAGTTAATGGATGTATGAAGAGGCATGTGATAATAAGTATAAATAGAAAATGCATACATTTCCTTAATCAATCTTGGAAATtctgcgtgtgtatgtgtgtgtgtatatgaaacaaaaattttgttttgttatcaGAATAATTTATCTGTATATTTAAAGGAAGCAGTGTAAAGTGTTTCTGACCCCCTCATGAGTGACCCCTCTGACCCCAAACTACTTCTCTTTTCACAGATGCATTTAAGTCATGATTTTATGGTCCACAAATTAAAATAGCTTTCCACAATTAttttgtgaatgaataaatgactgaatgCTTTCACTTCTCCTACAATATAAATTATGGAATATCAAACATTATCGACAGAATATTCATTTCAGGTTGACCAATATTTAAAGAACAGTAAATATAGAAGATAAATTttagcctaaaatatttataaagataatattttaagctttttaaaacaattttactgAGAGAAATTAGTGGGTTAAACATGCCTGATTGTgccttcttcttttctcttcactGGATCAAGAGAAAAAGCCAATTAAAATCACACAAAAATCTCAAAAAGGAAAGATTTAGATAAGCTATATATTTGATTAACTTATCTCTTGAACTTATGCCAATTGTATATACATAATTCCAATCAATAACCTCAATTTAATGGTGAAAACATGAGTTTCAACAAATTACTTCATAATTTGAAAAGACAATGTTCTTTTCACAATTTTCCGTAGGGCACATTTTATTTGATCATTTCTAAGGCTGTAAATTATTGGGTTCAAGAGTGGGGGAATGATGCAATAGAACACAGTAAGGACCATGTCTTGTATGGTTGCAGAGATTACAGATGGTTTCAAGTAGACATAAAAGCCTGAGCTGAGAAATATTGAGACCACAAGGATGTGGGGAACACAAGTAGAAAAGGCTTTTGCTCTGTCTTCTCCATTTGGAAACTTGAACACAGtagaaaatatgtgaatataaGACCTGATAATGAAGATGAAACAGCCACCACCAATGCTTAGACCTGAAGCAACAATTAGGATCTCATTGCTTAAGGTGTCAGAGCAGGAAAGCCGTAACAGAGAGGGGATATCACAGAAGAACTGATGGACCACGTTGGACTGACAGAAAGGCAGCCGGAAAGTGTTGCCTGTGTGTAATCCTGAGTATACCAGTCCACTGAGTATGGAAGCCAGTGTCATCTGGACACAAACCTGAGGGCTCATGATCACAGGATAATGAAGGGGCTGACAGATGGCCACGTAGCGATCCTGAGCCATAATGGTGAGGAGCATCAGCTCCacgtatacaaagaaaaccactaGGAAGACCTGAGCTACACACCCTGCCTTTGAAATGGTGATTCTGTCAAGCAGAGAATTGACACATGAATTTGGGACAGTGACTGAAATGTAGCATGCATCCAAGATGGACAGATTCCTGAGAAAGAAGTACATGGGAGTGTGAAGGCTCCTGTCAAGGGTTGTGACAATAATAATGAGAACATTCCCAATGACAGTCACCAAATATATCAGGGAGAATGACATGGCATGCAGAACCCGTACTTCCCACACATCAGAAAATCCCATGAGGAGAAACTCTGTCACCGTGGAATTGGGCATCTCTGGGAAACAAGGAGAGCTTGTACCTGGGAAGCAAGGAGAAAAGCCCTGAATATATAAACATTCAAATTACGGGAAGATGGGTCtaattcttaatttaatttagtCCAATGGTGCTAATATTTTGGAAGGGAAATTATGTGCTGCTACATTAATTAGCTTCCATAATATCCTATTCCTACTGTAGAAGTGAAGAACAGATCACAATCTAATTACTCATAATCAGCAAATAtgagtttaatatatatatattaaatgatatttatttcCATGGAAGTATGCAATTTTCTCATAATGAAATAggtatatattaaattatatttatttctattggaGTATGTAATTTTCTCATAATACAACAGATATGTACATATAGAGACTGTATAGATAGAGCCTTAATGATCTTTGAAGATAATGTTGCACACTAGAAAACTGGACTAAAATCTTTTGGATTTTTCCtagactttcatttttattttgggtgtGCAGACaatattagggaaaaaaagaacaagtattTTATGGACAATAATgtaaaaattatcttaatttaCCTTCTGCCACTAGGACATTCATTACTGAAATCAGATGGAATTTTTCTTACTCCAATATATGAAACAAATCACACATTCTCTTTACCTCTTTACTTCATTTACATCATAAAAATTTGCTCCACATTTTGCCATTGAATTCTTATTCATCAAGCTATTTTTTCTAGCCCTCTATCTCTCCttttaaagagagagatgttCCTTCCATCAATAGAGCCAAGTATTcttgtttcctctttctcttacAGCCTCTTGTACCTGTTCCTTATGATCCCTGATTATCCTCCTTAGTTTTCCACTTTTCCAAAAGAAGGTTTGGTTCCTCttgctgaaaaacaaaacaaagcaatacaAAATTGAATCACAATTATTGCAACTGTAATTTTTTGCAGAAATAATTTAGCTTTTCTTTCATCCTAAATTACTAATTTTGCTCTGccttctttattctttatattgttcaagaacatttctgaactttcttctttcatttctgccccTCTAACCAACTTCTGATAGATATAATTGCTGATTTCTTCAGTATTCTGATCTATTCACCAATAGAAATATTGAACAGTTTTGGCATTTGACTTACGATTGTTACTGGCATGCCTCCAATTCtctatcattcttttaaaatctttattctcACTCCttcaaaataatagcaataacaacaataataataaatagtaacaacagcaatgacaataataataatggacaGTTGGAACAACGAACAACGAACTTGTCCACAGTTAAAATGACTGAATGCTACActttatttggaaagaaagatCTGCCAATTCTGCTCGAATTTTTATCAGATAAACTTATTACCTACCTCCAAAAACACTTGTGACCCTACATCTGTTCATGTTAAACTGTTCCCCCGAACATCTTTCTGCCAATCGACTCTGTTGTGAATTTATCAAATAACATGCACATGAGTTTTTCAAGGACTGTCTCAGTGAAGACCATGGCTACTTTTCATTGAACAGACTTATGATACTTTTCACAAACTGCTTCACATTGAAGGGAAATTGAGCAAATACTTTGTCCTACCTGTTGTTCTTCATAACTTGCCTAAGATTGTGTCTTATGAAACTTCGTGCCCTCCCTATGTGAAGTAAAGTTCTTTACCCATATTTGGTGCTAAACAAAGATTTTTAATCATTGACTATTGCCACTTCACTGTAATATTCACATCACTATATCTTTATCTGAACATCTTTTGTTCCAAAGGGTGAAACTGTTCAGCTCTATCATCAAGATATTATCTCTGTATGTTTAAATAATTGAGCTAAcataaatcatatatttttatatatttttgaggatgattgaacagcTAGACAAAaaacagtctttttctttttataaagtatttttattgagatgtcttcacacacatacagtccattcaggtacacaatcagtggctcacaatatcctcatatagttgtgtgttcatcaccatgcaCAGCTTTAAGTGATAAAGAAACCAGCTCTGATTTCCAGTTTTCTAGATCAGCATATTGGCTATATCATTGTATGAAATAAGTTTTTTTCTAAATGCCTGGTTTTAATATCTTTACTAAGGTAGAAAGAATGGCCTTTCTCTCATAGCACATGGACAGGATTGAATGAGACAATCTGTATAATTCATATAGGACTGTGCCCAGGAAATTGTACACATTCTATATTCCCT
This region of Tamandua tetradactyla isolate mTamTet1 chromosome 25, mTamTet1.pri, whole genome shotgun sequence genomic DNA includes:
- the LOC143668728 gene encoding olfactory receptor 14C36-like, translating into MPNSTVTEFLLMGFSDVWEVRVLHAMSFSLIYLVTVIGNVLIIIVTTLDRSLHTPMYFFLRNLSILDACYISVTVPNSCVNSLLDRITISKAGCVAQVFLVVFFVYVELMLLTIMAQDRYVAICQPLHYPVIMSPQVCVQMTLASILSGLVYSGLHTGNTFRLPFCQSNVVHQFFCDIPSLLRLSCSDTLSNEILIVASGLSIGGGCFIFIIRSYIHIFSTVFKFPNGEDRAKAFSTCVPHILVVSIFLSSGFYVYLKPSVISATIQDMVLTVFYCIIPPLLNPIIYSLRNDQIKCALRKIVKRTLSFQIMK